CGCATCAGTGGCCTCGGAGGCTGAGTGGCCGCGCCTGCCGACGCAGGTGGCCGCCGGTCAGGTgacggaggaggcggcggcaggGCTGTCGGCGGGGGAAGATGGCTCTGCTTCCCCGCAGGCTAGGGTTGGCGCTGCTGGGCCTGGGGCCGCGGTCGGGCAAGTGGGCCGTGGACCGGCCCCCGTGCCTGGGCCGGGAGGCGAGGGTGTGTCTAGCCTAGTGGGGCCCAAAAATCAGCCAGCGGGCGGTGGCCTGTTTCCTACTGGGCCGACTGGCCCGGCTAGGCCCGCGCCAGCCATACCTAGGCCTAGGCCCAGCCACGACACATATTTATGGCTGCGGCGCGGCTGCCTCGCCCCCTCGCTAGGGTTTCCCGCAACCAGAAACGAGGTGCGGCGCCTTGCTCACCTCACCAGATCCATTCGCCCCACCTCCCCTCCTTCGCTTCCCATTTCGTTTGCAGCGGCGGTGATGAGCGAACGGCGCATGGAGAAGAGGCCGATGGAGGCCCAGGACCTGGATGGGGAGCGGCGGCGGGAGAGAGACCTGCGGGAGAAGGCGACGAAGGAGATGCGCGCGAGGCAAAGTGGTAGATCCGAGCGCTACCAAGAGCAAGTGGGGCGCGAGGGGGATTGGGGTCCTCCTCCCCCCTGGTGGATCCAGCAGCaggagagaaagaagaagaagaaggagatggcgCGTCGGTGGGAGTTGGAGCGGAAGCCGACGGATCACCCTAACTGTGGTGGTGGCCATGGGGATCGACTGGCTAAGAGGCCCAGGGCGGCTTCCGCCCCCCTGTCGGTGCCGCTCCCCCCTGGATCGAGGGGTACGGCGGACGAACCCATTCCAGTGGAGGATGTGCCGAAGGCCCCGGATGTGGAATGCTTCAAGTGCGGGAGACTTGGCCATTTTCAGTCGTAGTGCAAGTTCAAGCCCTTGTGTGTGCTGTGCAAGGAGGAGGGACACGCATCTGCGCACTGCCCGACGAGGGGTCGGCAGCCTTGTTTGCAGATCATGGGTAGCGCAATTTCTGGGGAAGGTTTCTTTTGTCTGCAGTTCGAAGAGGAGGAGGAATCCGAGGGTCCACGGCAGCTCTTTGTTGGCAACGCCGCCATCCTCTCGGCTGAGCCAGGCCATCTGTGCCTGCGGATTCTTATTCAGGAGCTCAACCACATGGTCACGGGGGACTGGGACTGGCAAGTCACCCAAGTGGGAGAGGACGATTTCATGGTGGTGTTCCCTTCAGCGGATCTCCTGCATATGGCTCGGACTAGTGGCAAGCTTTTCCTTTCTATCAACGATATCATTGCAAGGGTGCGTGATGTGGAGCAAGAGGTGATCCCCCCGATGGTGATGCCAGAAGCTTGGGTGCGGCTCCACGGGATCCCTGAGaaacaccgcaagattgagcGTATCAAGGAGGCTTTTAAGATGCTGGGACGCCCGATCGTGGTCGACGAGCTTTCCCTCATAAAGCTGGGGCCTGTGAGGATGAAACTGGCTTGCAAGTCGCCGGCAAAACTTAACTGCACGGTCGAGGTGTGGTTTAACCAAGAAGGGTACCAGATCAAGGTGGAGGTGGAGCGGCTGCCGCGGAGGCTTGGGGACGGAGGTGGTGCGTCTGGGGCGGGCCCATCCGCCCCCCTTCCAGAAAGCCAGCAAGGTGCGGGCGGGCGGCTCAAGCTCAAGCTCGGGACAGCCGCGGTCATCCCCTCCAAGCAAATTGCCAAGGGTGCGAAAACGGGCAATTCTGCGGCTGGGGTGCCCCAGCAGGTGGCGCCTGGCCCGGGTGCGGCCCCGGCTGGCCAAGATGTGGCGATGGGCAAGCTGCCTGAGGAGCCCGAAGATAGCATTCCAGATACTTCCATTGACATGGAGACTTGGGAAAAGTTGGGTGTGCTCGCTACTCAAGACACTGCTGTTAGTCCCCCCCTCGCCCGCTCCCTGGATCAGTCCTTCGACCAGTACGGCTCCAACTTGCAAGCTCAAATCAAGCCTGTGACCTTGCCACTGGTGTCTAAGGAGACAGGCCCTTTGCCTGCCTCTCCAGCGCGCGTAGGGGGCTCGGGGTCAGGTTGCGAGGTGATTACTGACCTTACCCCAGCCTCGGGCAAGCGGATGTCGAGCGGCTCCGGGCGGCAGGCCAAGAAGACAGCAGGGAGGAAGCCAGGGAACAAGACGGTGGCCAAGGAGTCAGCGGGTGCGATCGATGCGCTGGGAGGAGAGCTAGGAGCGGCTCTGGAGGCGCCAGGGCCGGCGACCAAGGCCAAGCGTTCGAGGGCGACTCCGGTGGTGACCCGGGCTCCTAGCGTGCGCGCCAAGGCCAAGCTCGGGGACATGTCCTCGTTGGAAAGCGCCAAGCTCCGTGCTGCTGACAAAAACATGGACGTGACAGGTAACCCTTCCCCCTCTTACAAGATCTTGAATGCCTTCTCTGACGTCCATCTAGCTGAGATTCTTCACGATAGTGGCGTAGCGCTAGATTCCTCGCCTTTGGATGTCATTCCCTTAGTTCGCGCGCGTGAAGATGCTCAGGCCGCTCTCGCGGCTGCTGCCGCCCGCTGTGCGGCTGTGCAGTCCGCGGACGGTCAGGCTGCAGTACCAGTAGGGGCTGGTGCAGTAGATTTGCCCACCGAGGAAGACGAGGCCGGGGTGGCCTCGGACTTGCCTTCTTCCAGCCGAGCGCCGGCAAGGAAGCGAGTGGCCAAGGCGGTGAGCTCCCGTGGAGTTCGCCTGCGTAATCGGGTTATCTGATGAGATATATCTTCTGGAATATTCGCGGATGCGGCCATGGGGGGCGGCGTACGCAGCTCAGAGAGTATTTGTCTAAAGAACACATAGATTTTGTAGCGCTCCAAGAGACTATTAAGGCTGATTTCACGTTTAGAGATTTAGTGGCGTATGATCCTTTTCAGCGTTTCGATTGGTTTTGGACCCCTTCCTTGGGGCATTCTGGAGGCCAGCTGATGGGTTGTAATAGAGATATCTGTGATGTTATTGCGTGGGAGCCGGGTTCATTCTATATTGCAGCTACTGTTCGTCACCGGGTATCCATGGCTACTTGGGTGATTGTCAGTGTCTACGGGCCGGCAGACCACGCGAGGTCTGCAGATTTCTTGGGGGAAATCACAACCTTGGTCGGGGCCAAGCGAGCGACCAACTTGCCTGTCGTGGTGGGCGGGGACTTTAACTTGATCCGCTCGGGGGCGGACAAGAGCAATAGCAACATCGACTGGGCTAGGGGTGTCCCTTTTCAACAATGCAATTGCGGCCGCGGCTCTTAGGGAAATTGCGCGGACAGGTGCAAGATACACTTGGACTAACAAACAGCGGGTTCCAGTGCGTTGTGTTCTCGACCGTGTTTTTTGTTCAAGCGATTGGGAGGCCCTGTTCCCCCTTTGTACCTTAGTGGCCGAGACGCGCATTGGTTCAGATCACGTCCCTCTAATTCTGTCGTCAGGGGAGGACAGTAGGCGACGCAGCCGTATATTTTTCTTCGAGACGGCGTGGTTCGAACACAAGGGCTTCTGTCAATTGGTCACGAATCCTTGGGCCTTGATTGGAGACCAGGTGGGGTGCCAAAGAGGACCAGTAGAGTTCTGGTCCTCTGCGGCTGCGGCTTTGCGGGCTTTCCTCAGGGGATGGGGGGCCAACCACGACAGCGAGTCCAAAAGGGAAAGGGAACGCATCATGGAAGAAATCGCGAGTATAGACGCGCAGGCGGATGTCAGACCTTTCTCTGGCGACGAATGGGAGCACCGCTACTCTCTGGAAAACCAGGTCTTGGCTATCCTTAGAGCAGAGGAGGAATACTGGCGCCGTAGGGGCGGCGTCAAGTGGGTCGTGAAAGGTGACGCCAACACCGGCTACTTCCACGCGTACGCCAATGGCCGTAAACGCAAGAGTACCATCCTAAGACTACAGTCGGAGCATGGGACACTGGTTTCCCAATCTGAAATCGTTAAGCACATCTTCGATTTCTTTGTCGAGCTGTTGGGAACAGCCGAAGAGAAAGGTTTAAGTCTTAGGGAAGACTTATGGGGCCCGGAGGAGAGGGTGTCTCAACAGGAAAACGACGCACTCATGCTGTCCTTTACGCCACAAGAGATTGACCTAGCGCTAGCGGGCATGAAGAACGACACGGCTCCAGGCCCGGATGGCTGGCCGGTAGAGTTCTTCAAAAAGTTTTGGCCTTTCCTTAGAGACCTTTTCCAAGCTATTATTAATGGCTTCGCCCTCGGTACGGTTGACCTCTCGAGACTTAATTATGGGGCGATCTGTTTGATCCCCAAGGTCAAAGGGGCGGATACAATCAAGTTGTTCCGTCCGATCACGCTCCTAAATGTTCCCTTCAAGCTATGTGCCAAAGCCTTCGCCTCTAGGTTAGCGCCGGTTGCCCAACGTGTAATCCATAAGAGCCAGACCGCTTTCCTAAAAGGTAGAAACATTCTTGAAGGGCCTATTGCGCTCACGGAGATAATCCACGAGTTAAAACGTACACGTGGACAGGGCGTTATCCTCAAGCTCGACTTTGAAAAAGCGTACGACCGCGTAAACTGGGAGTTCGTGCGGGAAGTCCTCCTCAAAAAGGGATTTGAGGCGGGTTTCGTACACAGGATCATGCATTTGATCTCGAGTGGCAACACCTCGGTTATTGTCAATGGCGAAATGGGGAAGTTTTTCCGTAATAGGAAAGGGTTAAGACAGGGCGATCCCATCTCCCCACTCGTCTTTAACTTTGTGGCAGATGCTTTGGCAGCTATGCTGTCCAAGGCCAGCGAGGCTGGGCATGTTAAGGGACTCGTTTCACACCTCATCCCGGGTGGTGTGACCCATTTACAATATGCAGACGATACCTTGCTTTTGTTTAAGCCCGACGACCATAGTATCGCCTCGATTAAGCTTTTGTTATTAGCCTTTGAGATCCTATCCGGACTCAAAATAAATTTTCTTAAAAGCGAGGTCATCACCATGGGGATGGACGACCATCAAAGTTGGCGTGCCGCAAATCTACTTAATTGCAAGCTTGGGAGCTTTCCAATAAAGTATCTGGGGCTTCCTATATCCCATCGCAAACTATCGATTTTAGAGTGGGAGCCGCTGTATGGGAAGGTGGCCAATAGGGTAAGCCCGTGGCGAGGGCGGTTTATGTCTTCTGCGGCAAGGCTCATTTTAACTAAGTCGAGCCTCTCTTCCCTGCCCCTATTCACTATGGGGATGTTCTTACTAGCTGATGGCGTGCACGCTAAGCTAGATACACCGCGATCCCGGTTCTTTTGGGAAGGAACTGGCATCAAGCGGAAATATCACCTGGTAAAGTGGGCGGCTGTCTGTAGGCCAAAAAAATTCGGAGGTTTGGGGATCCTAAACTCCAAATTAATGAACGTCGCCCTACTGTCCAAATGGTGGTGGCGGCTCGCCCAAAACGAGACGAGTCTTTGGGCTCAGCTGCTAAAAGCCAAGTATTTCCCAAATGGGAATCCTTTCAGTGCCTCGGCCAACGGCTCCGTGTTTTGGAAAGGGATCCAAGCGGTCCGACCAGCTTTTGCTATTGGGGCCAAATTCCAGATTCAAAATGGACACTCCACTCGCTTTTGGCTGGACCATTGGCTGGGAGCCTCTCCCCTTTGGCAAAGTCACCCCAATCTTTTTCGGATCGCCACTGACACCAACATATTAGTGGGAGAGGCAGCCCGTACTGACCCTCCAGCGATCCACTTCATGCGGGCCCTTTCCAACGCCGAACGGGAGGCATGGGACGACCTAGTTCATCAAATTGGTGACAACCGTATAGGGCCGGGCGAAGATTTGGTAGAATGGAGCTTGACAGCGTCCCGGAAATTCTTGGTTAAATCTTTATACAACAAGCTTACTGAAGGGATAGTGCTTGATATAGCTAGGGGGCTGTGGAAGGCAGGTCTGCCCTTGAAAATTAAAATCTTCATGTGGCAAATGCTCAGGAATAGGCTGCCCACGTCGGATAATGTGGCAAAACGTAACGGTCCGGCTGACGGTACTTGCACTGTGTGCGGTCTAGGTGAAGATGCTAACCACGTCTTTTTTAGATGCCACCTAGCCAGGTTCGCGTGGAGTGCAGTTAGGGAAGCCTTCCACTCGAACTGGAACCCAGCCTCGGGGAACGACTTGATTTCCATCCTCAAAACCACGAGAGGGACCAGTAGTAGAATCGCTTGGCGTTGCGTAGGGGCGCTACTCTGGGCTATTTGGACGACGCGCAATAAAATTACGATTGAGAAAAAATTTCCTAACCACCCCGCGGATGTGATCTTCAAATGTCATCTCTTCTTACAGACGTGGACTCCGCTGGGGAAGGAGCGCGATGCTGAGCGCATGTCGGAGGCCATGGCGCGCATCAAGACTATCCAGGTGATGGCTAGACAAGACACGACGACTCGATGATGCTTTTGGAGCCTTCGGTGGATGTATCATGTTAGATCGGTCTTCTGCGTTGGATGATTTGGATGGTGTAATGTTGCCTTCGCGTGGAACCTTTGTTCTGTTTCGTCGTCGTCTTGGACTGAACTTGTTTTCTGCTTTTCTGAGTTGTATCCTGTTAAACTTGGTGCCTGagggctttattaatttaaagccggacgcGTTTAGCGTCTTCGTTCCAAAAAAAAAAATCTAGCTAATATAGAAAGATCTGAAGTTAGCACCACATGTTTGTTGCATCGGGTTTCAGACCATGTCACCGAGGTTGTATTAGCAGGGCCTAACACCATTTCTGAGGAATAAAACCCATATCAAAAAATAATGTCAAATGAGGTCTAGAACATGCATCGGTTAAGTATATGCCAGCTAGTTCCATCTGAAGGATCCGCGAGTGAGCACATATATGTATGTGCATACAGACACGGTTTCCTCAGTTGATTTATACTACTGTGAAACTATATTCTTTTCATCCATCATTCTTCATCCTATTGGTTTTCAGAAATCAGACCAATAATACGTGTGTGAGTAACTTACTAGCAGCTGGATACCATTACCATTACTGGGCATATCGTCGTTTAATATTACCACAAGAGCTCCAATTGGCATCCCTCCGAATATGCTACTCATGATCTACTTTTCCCACTATAAAAAGGTAAAACATAAACAAACAGAGAGACAAACAAACAAAAACACGAACGGAAAGTGACATTTGTGTGCTGCTTCGTCGTCATGCAGGGTGAGGTTGGTCATGTCTGGTTTTTTGACTACTTTTTAGGTCACTAGTTCATGCATGGTGGCCTTTGAATAGAGTTTGCACCACATATCACCATGCTTGCAATGTGCTTCACACCTACGTGCCCTAGCTCGGCGGTCGTCGTCGTTTTTGTCCAGCTAGCTACCATCGTCGTCTCCGGCTAGTCTCCCTATATATATTTAACATGCATGCTTGCTCTCCACCATCAACCAAACAATCGCAGACGCCTCGAGTGCACTCACAGTCACACAAAGAAGATTGCATACACAGACTGCAAGGTGGagtgagagagaaagagagatttGTAGTGAGATCGAGGAGCTAGGAGCGATCATGGCGTGGAGGGAGAGCTACTTGGACCTGGTGCTGATCCCCGTGGGCCTCCTCTTCCCGATCGTGTACCACATGTGGCTGTGGCGCGCGGTCCGTCGCTGCCCGCTCCGCTCCACCATCGGCATCaacgccgccgcgcgccgcctcTGGGTGCTCTCCATGATGAAGGACAACGAGAAGAAGGCGGTGCTGGTGGTGCAGTCGCTGCGGAACGTGATCATGGGTTCCACGCTGGTGGCCACCACGTCCGTCCTCTTCTGCACCGGCGTGGCCGCCGTGCTCAGCAGCACCTACGCCGTCAAGAAGCCCATCAGCGACGCCGTCTTCGGCGCGCACGGCGAGTACATGATGGCGCTCAAGTACGTGGCCCTCCTCACCGCCTTCCTCCTCTCCTTCCTCTGCCACACCCTCGCCATCTGCACCTTCAACCAGGCCACCTTCCTCGTCAACGCCCTCTCCCACCTCTTCGCCCTCCCCGACGGCGGCCGCCACCTGCCGGTCAACAAGGAGTACGTCCTGGAGGTCCTCGACAGGGGGTTCCTGCTCAACTTCGTTGGGAACAGGCTCTTCTTCGGCGGCGTTCCGCTCCTGCTGTGGATCTTCGGGCCGGTGCTGGCGTGCCTCTGCTCCATGGTCATGATCCCGGTACTGTACAACATCGACATGGTGTACATCGAGAGAGGAAAGGGTGGCGAGGTGAGTGACAAAATGGAGATGACCGATGCCGACAGCGACTACGGCATGCAAGTCTGATCGGCCTTTGGTTCGATCGTTGGTGACACGACCGACGAGATCGACATGCAGCAAGAAACGATCGACGGATCCATGTTAATTTCATATTCAAAAAATCCATGTGCTCGCCTTCGTTTGGAACACGGGAATTGTTGTTTCATTTTCCTAAACCAATTCCGGCCAAATTTCGACAAAATTTCTGTTTCCAAAGAGGCCCTgcaagcatgcatgcatgcatgcatgtgagacAAGTCATCGGACAGGAAATATATGCCATTCAATTCTTGGTGGTAGTGTATGTGTGCAATTCTTGGTGGTACTAGTAGTGTATACTACTGTTCTTCACCTGTACAACGAAACTTGATGACAATTTCACATGGTATGGAGTAGTGCACGAATTTGCCACTTGGGGACAATGTCAGTGGCTCAATGCAATGTCGACGTCCATTGATCTATCTATGATTATTTTTCGAGAAGCACACAACTTTTCACCAGAGTAAGAAAAAAAAAAGCTACTCCCGAAAGTGCATTTGCAGCCCGCCCGAGGCGCAGAAATGCAGTGCATGTGCATGATCAGGAAATTGTCAAAGTGCGAAAGCGCACAAAGCACGAGCTATATTGCTATGGCGACAAAAGACGGCCATCAGTGGGCTATCATTTCCCTCTAATACAATTCGGTTCGTCTAGGTGCGGTGGCGAGAGTTCTGAAACCGACGACGTGTGATGTATGTCGCGGCTGCACGCGACAAAAGATAGCGGCTGAGTGTCTCGGTCGGAGTTGAGCTGCGCGCTGGTGAACCACGACGTCTGGCTGGGTGAACCATGGTGGTGATCTCGTCTCGGGCATTGGTGGGTGTGGTAGGTAGGTAATGCCCCAGATGTTAGCGCGCGCGGGCCTCGTACGTGTTCGGATGAACGATGGCGAAGTCGCGGCAACTTGAATTTCTTTTTTAAACACCAACTAGCACAAATACTCGTGCGTTGCAATGAGAGAAAATTTACATATATTAAGAATTAGCATTAAGTGGTAATTAAATGTCGCTCATTTCACAAAACCTGGCCAGCGTGCCACTACCCTTCACTTCTTCTATTCAATTCGATAACAAACATAAGAAATTAGATTATTCAGATCAACGTTGCACGGCAACCACAACTGTCCATGGCACTGGCCTCCATCTAaatgttgccatgccgaagggCGTGGAGACGGAAGTTGAAATAGGGTTTGTCTCTAGCCGTGACAGCATGCACGGCCAGTGATGTTGCGAGTTTTGCAATCTTAGGTTGCCCGCTAAACCCTGGTTCTATTTGGTTctattactccctctgtaaactaatataaggtCGTTTGGATCACTATTTTAGTGATATAAACGGTTTTATATTAGTTTATAGAGATTACCTCTATAATAATATACAAGACATTTTGTCGGCTATTTTAGACATATTGGTAATATTTTTATGGCATCATTATTTATTTTGTATGGCAAATTTGACCACCGGTGGTGTGAACACTATCAGGGATGCCCTTAGTTGGCAAGCAAAGCAAGTTCTCTCGGTATGTTCACTTTTATTTTCGGGTCAGTAAAATGCTAATCCATGGAGGTAAACTGAATTTCTTTGTATAGTTGGTGTGCCAATCTTTGCAATGTGGAACCTCCAAACTGAAATGAAATTAGGACATGTGATACATGCGGCATGAGGGATAGAATCAAAATTTCATCGGCGAAACTGCAAAGAAACTTATCTACAAAAGCTGAGAACTAAACAAATATGCAATAGTTCATTGTCTCTTATTCATTCATAATCCTTCTTCAGCGGCACATAACACAAATCTAACACATTCTTCAGATAGTAATAACCGCCCACGCTCATGGACGTGCATAAGATGAGATCGTGACCGGCAGAGGTTGTATGCAGTGAGCTTTTGCAGTCGTCCATCGTCCTGAAGCAATGACTATCGGGGTAACACAAAAAGCATGATGGGATGGTGTCACTCTTGTAGCATGTATCGTCGTCGAGGTGATGAACACCTATGGCTTGGCCTATGCAAATGTTAAGGAAAATACACTATTGATATTTGGACATGGAACGCATGCGATCACATGGTAGAGTTCAAGTTGGAATTAAGCAATGAATCGATCAGAAGCACAAGAAGATGGTGTTACATTTGTGCCACTTACATTGTGCATGAACAACATAGCATGCGAGAAGGAACAATAGTGCTTGGACGTGCTtctcccactagtagaaaaagagccTAATGTGAAGCACGTTAGTCCCGGTTTATAactgaaccggcactaatgtgaccattagtgccggttccaacggctaggcgggcagcgctcattagtaccagttcgtggcgaacctttagtaccggttcgtgccacgaaccggtactaaacaGGTGGTGACAGGCTTGTGTCAGGCTGGGGCCCCATCAACACCTTTAGTACCAGaacatgccacgaaccgggactagagatgcacctttagtcccagttcgtataaccaactgggactaaagatATCACTATATATAGTGCTTCGTCCAGCCCGAGCCGAAGCGCTCTGTTTTTCCCCTCCTCTCTGTTTTCTTCCCCTGTTGCTCGAGCTCACCTCcatttttttccaaaatttgtccaagatttgaaggcaccccatccatccaagtgatcacaaaggttagcaactttgtcctttcatctctcattgcaagattagctcttgcaatgctccataagtatagtgatttgtgggttttattttaggaggaattatatgtggtagtatttgatttatatgcaatttgaggtcaaaataaCTCTTAGTTTGTATATGTAGGTGtagtttacttagtgccttcccgtCTCCGCTCCTAACCACCGTCGACCGCCCGCAccgtcccgtcgccggcaccaccttgtggtgagcctcttgttcttatcttttttttataaaaaaaatcatgtttatgtgatttagatatatagttacttgtacAATTATCTTACCcatacgttgtttgttatacatagtgccatggttttgatatccgtccgcgtcggccctcgtccggttatgattcggatgtggtatattctcttttatatctatttgttgcatttcgtgtttatgacaaattatgcccatcaagttgacatagatatttttatttaggaggtatgtgaaccagaaattccaaccgaccctattctcgagaggttaaatttagttgaaagagaaaacaagtatttgaaagaaaaattgaaaagaattgaggggagaagatggaattggagtcgcatgttgccgatgtcgtcgatgatcacaagatcaagatggagaaaatgcgcttgaagattacaaagattagaaaatatgctattgatagtgaggcttggtatcattatgctgttggatcaattgttaccttagttgcgatcttgatcgcacttgttgttgcatttaaatgctttagctagagagttatttgtatgtttgttttatgagaataagtgttgtatgaactttatgtgtgaacttgtattaatttagTCTATTCGGTgctgtgtaatgaagatgagtcggcaatggatgtacgatgaccgatgctctccccagttcattaatggcgtgcaaacttttctgcttgcggctgaggcgaACAAGCGTGCGGATGGTTTTATGTCTTGTCCATGtgtgctggctgtaagaatgatcGGAATTACTCTAAGTCAAAAACCATTCACTGGcacctgtttgagtccggttgtatgccccactataatgtttggacaaagcacggagaaagaggggttatgatggaagacaatgaagaagaagaggacgacgacagctatcctggccatgggttccctggatacgatggtacaacaatgggggaagaagctgagctggcaatgcgggaagaagctgaagaagaggcatcagatgagcccgctgatgatctaggtcgggccattgccgatgcaaagtgAAACTGtgcaagtgaaaaggagaagaagaagttgcagcgcatgttagaggatcacaagaaattgttgtaaccgaattgcgaagctgacaagaaaaagctgggcaccacactagaattgctgcaatggaaggcagagaatggtgtatctgacaagggatttggaaagttgctgatAATGTTAAAaagatgcttccaaaggacaacgaattgcccgagagtacgtacgaagcaaagaaggttgtctgccctctagggttagaggtgcagaagatacatgcatgccctaatgactgcatccgctaccgcggtgagtacgaggatttgaacgcgtgcccggtatgcggtgcattgcgctataagatcagctgcgatgaccctggtgatgtcgagggcgagcgtcCCAGTAAGAAGATTCCTACCAAGATGATGTGgcatgctcctataataccacggttgaaatgtttgttccaaaacaaagagcatgccaagttgatgcgatggcacagagaagaccgtaagaaagacgggaagttgagagtacccgctgacgggttgtagtggagaaaaattgagagaaagtactgggaggactttgcaggtgatgcaaggaacgtatggtttggccTAAGCGCAgctggcattaatccttttggggagcagagcagcaaccatagcacctggcatgtgactctatgtatgtataatcTTCCTCCTTGGTtatgcatgaagcggaagttcattatgatgtcagtgctcatccaaggccctaagcaacccggcaacgacattgatgtgtacccaaggccattagttgaagaactcttacagctgtggaatggaaaaggtgtacgtgcgtgggatgagcacaaacaggaagaatttgacctacatgcgttgctgtttgtgaccatcaatgattggcctgctctcagtaacctttcaggacagacaaacaagggatacc
This sequence is a window from Aegilops tauschii subsp. strangulata cultivar AL8/78 chromosome 7, Aet v6.0, whole genome shotgun sequence. Protein-coding genes within it:
- the LOC109770364 gene encoding uncharacterized protein codes for the protein MAWRESYLDLVLIPVGLLFPIVYHMWLWRAVRRCPLRSTIGINAAARRLWVLSMMKDNEKKAVLVVQSLRNVIMGSTLVATTSVLFCTGVAAVLSSTYAVKKPISDAVFGAHGEYMMALKYVALLTAFLLSFLCHTLAICTFNQATFLVNALSHLFALPDGGRHLPVNKEYVLEVLDRGFLLNFVGNRLFFGGVPLLLWIFGPVLACLCSMVMIPVLYNIDMVYIERGKGGEVSDKMEMTDADSDYGMQV